AAGAAGGGACTTTTTGGTGCTATAAAGACGGCTCAGTCCTGGGCCTTTCATAGCTGTTGTATATCTTTatgaatgacttggatgaaggtttagagaatttgccatccagtccaactcaattTTGCCATGAAAGGAAGgtaccatccaatccctcctgacagatggccatcaaaccATAGACAGATGGCCAtagatattacacacacacacaccctcctttttctcccttacttccacccttccttttttacttcctccctccctccctccctccctcctttctttctttccttccttccttcttccctccggAGAACATTCCATcccttttcctctcttcctcctcctcagtcCTGGGCCTTTCATAGCTGTTgtatatccttccttccttcctcccttcttccttccttctttacttcctccttccctttcctttcttccttccattccttccttcttccctccggAGAACATTCCATcccttttcctctcttcctcctcctcagtcCTGGGCCTTTCATAGCTGTTgtatatccttccttccttcctcccttcttccttccttctttacttcctccttccctttcctttcttccttccattccttccttcttccctccggAGAACATTCCATcccttttcctctcttcctcctcctcagtcCTGGGCCTTTCATAGCTGTTGTatatccttcttccttcctcccttcttccttcctcccttcttccttcctcccttctttacttcctccttccctttcttttcttccttccattccttcctcccttccttccttccttcttccctccaccccttttcctctcttcctcctcccaaaATCCAAACCCACCACCACCCGCATCAGCATCAGCATCGGCATCGGCGGCGGCGGCCTCGTCCCACCTCCGCCCGGTATTTGAATAGCACAAAGGAACCGCCTCTCCCGGATTGGCCGGCGGGGCCTGtcgggggcggggcgggggcgcGCTCGGGGCCGGGAGCGGGCCCGCGATTGGCGGAGGCGGGGGCGCCGGGGGGCGTGGCCTggcggggggggcggggcggCGCGCTTATAAGAGGCGCGGGCGCGGGCGGGCGAGCCAGGCGGGCGCCGGGCGGGCGATGGGCGAGCGCGGGGCCGGGTAGCGGGGCCATGGAGGCGGCGGAGGAGGGCGCCCTGGACGCGCAGTCGCTCATCAGCCTCTCCCTGAGGAAGATCCACAGCTCGCGGGCGCAGCGCGGGGGGCTCAAGCTGCACAAGAACCTGCTGGTCTCCTATGTGCTGCGCAACGCCCGCCAGCTCTACTTCAGCCAGCGCTACGCCGAGTTCTACCGAcggcaacaacagcagcagcagcagcagcaacacccTCCGCACCTCTACCCCGACGGGATGGGGATCGGGGGCCACGGTGGGGGCCCGCACTGGAGCCTCTTCGCCTTCCCCCCCGGGCCCACCAGTCCCGGCCCAGCCCAGGCCGAGGAGGCGATGCCTTTCCAACGCTGCTGCGTCCTGGGGGGGCCCTCTTCCTGCACCCCCGGCGCCCCGGTGTTGGAAGCCTCGCGCCTGCAAGCCACGGCGTCGGATCCGGGACAAAAGGAACTCCTTCACTCCCAAGTTTcgcctctttcctcccttccttccgccTCGGAGGAAGCGCTGCATTTCCAGCGGTGCTGCGCGCTGAATCGGGTTGGAGACGTCCTAGGGGGGCACTCTTCCTGCACCCCCTGCGCCCCGGTGTTAGAAGCCTCGCGTATGCAAACAACGGCGTCGGATCCGGGACAAAAGGAACTCCTAGGAGGCCAAGTTTCGCCTCTTTCCAACGTTGCTTCCGAAGCGGAGGAGGCGCTGCATTTCCAACGCTGCTGCGCGCTGAGTCGGGTTGGAGACGTCCTAGGGGGACCCTCTTCCTGCACCCCCAGCACCCCGGTGTTGGAAGCCTCAAGGTTGCAAATGACGGCATCGGATCCGGGACAAAAGGAACTCCTCGGAGGCCAAGTTTCAGCTCTTTCCGCCGTTGCTTCCGAGACGGAGGAAGCGCTGCATTTCCAACGCTGCTGCGCGCTGGGTCGCGTTGGAGACGTCCTAGGGGGACCCTCTTCCTGCACCCCCAGCACCCCGGTGTTGGAAGCCTCAAGGCTGCAAATGACGGCATCGGATCCGGGACAGAAGGAACTCTTAGGAGGCCAAGTTTCGCCTCTGTGCTCGGTCGCTTCGGGGGGTTTCGACCCCCGGATGGGAGCGCCTCCGGGCGCGGGGCTTTACGCGGGCTTCGCGGCTGCTTTCGGGGCCACCCCGGGGACCGGGAATGGCGGCAACAACAACGGGAGTGGCCTCTCGCCGCTGTGCTCGACCCGGACCACGGTGCTGGACCTGGACACGCACGTGGTGACCACCGTGGACAACGGCTTCGTCCACCCCCAGGACTGCGCGTGCGGCAGCAGCAGCTTCGGCGCCTGCCTGCCGCTCCCTTCGCCGGTCTTCCCGGGGGCCAAGCGCAAATACGACGAGGAGGACCCCCGGATGGGCTCCCCGGCGCCTGCCCCGGCCCCGGCCCCGCTCCTCCCGGCCCCCCACCCCAAGCGCGCCCGCCTCGACGACGACGCCGCCGCTTTCCCCCCCCAACAGCAGCCCGGAGCCGCCTTCCAGCCACATCTCCAACTTGATCTCCATTTTCGGCGCCGGCTTCACCGGTTTGGCCAGCCGGCCCTCGAGCCCGCCGTGCCCGCCAACCCCTCCTctccccccgcctcctcctcctccttctcccgcgATCGACGCGGAACAACAAACGCTCAACGGGCAGCTGTGCAGCAAGCAAGCCTTGGCCAGCTTGGGCGCCTGGACGCGAGCCATCGTGGCCTTTTGAAAACAGGGCTGTTTTCGTGGTCGGGACACTCCACCCCTTTCCGGACACTCTACCCTTCCCGAACAAAAGACTGGGCTCTCCAAGCCCAAAGCCACTGTGTTGTTTTGTTTGGTTGTAACATATGGAAAGGGATGGGAAGGGGCGACAATTGTCGAGTCtgtcttttttatatttttttcagagACAAAGGTGTGAAGTTACAAGGGAAAAGTctccccaaaaacaaacaaatggggttgttgtatgttttccgggctgtctggccatgttccagaagcattctctcctgacgtttcgcccacatctatggcaggcattctcagaggttgtgaggtctgttggaaactaggcaagtggagtctctctttctatctatctacctatctttctttctatctgctctggccatgttccagaagtattccctcctgacgtttcacccacacctatggcaggcaccctcagaggttgcgagatctgttgaaaactaggcaagtggagtctatctttctatctacctatctttctatctacctatctttctttctatctgctctggccatgttccagaagtattccctcctgacgtttcgcccacatctatggcaggcattctcagaggttgtgaggtctgttggaaactaggcaagtggagtctctctttctatctatctacctatctttctttctatctgctctggccatgttccagaagtattccctcctgacgtttcacccacacctatggcaggcaccctcagaggttgcgaggtctgttgaaaactaggcaagtggagtctatctatctacctacagtagagtctcacttatccaacacaaacgggccggcagaatgttggataagcgaatatgttggataataaggagggatgaaggaaaagccttttaaacatcaaattaggttatgattttacaaatgatgcaccaaaacatcatgttagacaacaaatttggcagaaaaagtagttcaatacgcagtaatgctatgtagtaattactgtatttatgaatttagcaccaaaatatcacgatatattgaaaacattgactacaaaaatgtgttggataatccagaacgttggatgagtgttggataagtgagactctactgtagctatctttctatctacctatctttctatctacctatctatctactctggtcatgttccagaagcattctctcctgatgtttcggccacatatatggcaggcaccctcagaggttgtgaggtatagggaACTTCTTTTGTCTGCGTCTTCAGTTTGGCCATTCTTTTTATATTGGGTTATTTCCTGCTTCGGAGAAAATATggtgtttttcccccttttctaaaAGGAGAACCTAAATCAGTATGTGTTCAAGACTTTGCCACATTTCAAAGGGTGGGGGGTCCTAAAAGTTTTGCCCATCCTTTCTGGCCCTAAAATCTCTCTTGTTCGCAAAGGGACCCCCAGAATAATATGCATCTTTTTTTAGGAGCTAactttgaaaataaatgtatttttatggGGCCTTCAGTACCAGGGTCTTTAATCTTCCCAATAGATTGGGGTGGGGGCTAGGGACAAAACAGAGAACTTCCCTCCTTTTACATCTGAACCCAAAATAATGTGAATTTGGGTGGGATCGCTCGTAATCCCCAACTTTCAGGTAATTTTATAGACACAcacatgtataataatatattattatgtatatgcacACACTATATAAAAGATACACATTGGGGAATCccactaacacacacacacacatattatgtgtgtgtgtgcgtgtatatatatataaattggagAACCTCATTAGCTCCATATAtagatatgtttgtgtgtgtgtgtgtgtatatatatatgtatatatatacacacatacatatacactgcatatgtgtgtatgtatatgtatgtgtgtgtatatatatatatatcccaaatctATTGTGAAAAAATTGGGgaaccccatatatatatatatatatatatatatatatatatatatatatatggggttcCCTAACAGATTGGGATTCCTCTGAATTTGGATCAAATGGGAAACATTTGAAAACCCCAtctaaaaagaaaagcaaatctGAACTGTTTAATTACTTTTTCCCTGTGGATAAAATATATGGTAAATATATGATGCAATTTGgatacatattttttttctttctgtgattaaaatttgatttttaatattattattatttggtaatTATCATAAATTGTTCTCTTTGGCCACCCTGAAGATGCTTCAGTTTTTTTGGCAGAAGTGACACAACTACTTTTCCCATCAGGCCCTGCTCTCTAAGCCCCGCCTCCTATTCAAATCAGGCTCCTCCCACTCACCAGGTGGTGTGTTTGTGCAAATGCCCTCATCCTCATCAACCCATGTGTGGTTTCAATGTCTCTCGATGCCTCAAGAAATGATAATATGAAGATTTTACACTCCAATCCAGCCAGCATTGTGCAAATCGAGGTCTCTGTATCTTCCTgtaatttttctttcttatttttacaaaaaaaagataaatattaaaaaaaattaaatccaaaaATTCTGTTCTTTTGGAGGTAGGAAAAAACACCCCAATCCAGCCTTTTGTTGTAAAAAGGTGGCTTTTTCGGTCTGCGCTCTGCTGTGTGTATCATTGCCAAGACATAAtaatgaacattattattatggttattttttttttgttctctccCTTTGTATCTCTGTATTATATTTCTCTGTGTGTACGCACAATGCTGAATTGTGTATCACCGGGTCAAACTGTTTCAGATTTGTTTAAATTTATAAtcttaataaaaaaaatccatttattaaaaaaagataAGCCTAGTCTATGTCTTGAAGGAAAAAGTGCTTGAAACTTGAGCTAATAATGGAAGTTTTTTGGTGGCAAAATTCTCTCTAGGATCAATGATTATATGTCTATatattatatcccactttttcactCTTAAAAGAGAGTCCAGGTCAATTCTGATAGAGGAAAGGCAACTTCTTAAAGGGAACCAATGGCCTGTAATTTCATGATAGGGAAATAAATCTTGTGCCAACATTGGAAAAGAGTGGGTCTTAAAGGGGTGGAAGTCACtctttttattctcttttttatTCCACAGGACACCAACACAAACACTATCtacctttaaaatatatatacccaACAGACTGAGCCTCTAGTGTTTGAGGTTTGGAATATCTGCAAATAAGAATCCACATTGACTCCAATTCCAAATGCAAACCCGCATTAGCTGCAATTACCAATAGGAATCCAGTTTCAAATATGAATCTGCATCCACTCTGGTTGCAAATAGAAATCCAGTTACAAACAGGGATCCACATTCACTGTAGTTACCAATAAGAATCCAGCTCCAAACAGGAATCCACACTGACTCCAGTTACAAATGAGAATCCGGTTCCAAACAAGAATCCACATTGACTCCACTTAGAAGTTGAAATCTGCATTAACATTAGTTCCAAACAGGAATCCACATTCACTGTCATTACCAATaggaatccagttctaaacaggaATCCACATTAACATTAGTTGCAAATGGGAATCGACATTGACTCAAGTTCCAAATAAGAATCCATCTTGAACCCAGTTGCAAATGGGGATCCAATTCCAAACAGGAATTCACACTGACTCCAGTTACAAATAGAAATCAGCATTCACATTAGCTGCAAATGGGAATCCAGTTCCAAACAGGAATCCACATTCACCATAGTTACCAATAGGGATCCAGTTCCAAATAGGAATCCGCATTGACCCCAGTTGCAAATGGGAATCCAGTTCCAAACAGGAATCCACATTCACCGTAGTTACCAATAGGAATCCAGTTCCAAACAGGAATCTGCATTGATCCCAGTTGCAAATGGGAATCCAGTTCCAAACAGGAATCCACATTCACCATAGTTACCAATAGGAATCCAGTTCCAAACAGGAATCTGCATTGATCCCAGTTGCAAATGGGAATCCAGTTCCAAACAGGAATCCACATTCACCGTAGTTACCAATAGGAATCCAGTTCCAAACAGGAATCTGCATTGATCCCAGTTGCAAATGGGGATCCAGTTCCAAACAGGAATCCACACTGAGTCCAGTTACAAGTAGACATCTGCATTCAAATTAGTTGCAAATGGGAATCCAGTTCCAAACAGGAATCCACATTCACCATAGTTACCAATAGGAATCCAGTTCCAAACAGGAATCTGCATTGATCCCAGTTGCAAATGGGAATCCAGTTCCAAACAGGAATCCACGCTAAGTCCAGTTACAAGATGGTATCTGTGTTGACTAGAAATCCGGTAACACATAAGAATCCTCATTCACAAGTCTTGAGTGCAAATCAAATACAAATCCAGTTGCAATTTGGAATCCGCATTAACGCTAGTTACTGACAGGAGTCCAGTTATAAATAGGAATCCGCATTGACTTCAAAGGCAAATAAGAAACCAGTTACAAACAGGAATGCCTATTGATTCTAGTTACCAAAAGACATCTGCATTCACTCAAGTTGCAAATAGAAATTCACATTCATTACAGTTACAAATTGGAGCCTTCTGATGCAAATAGAAATGTGTATTCAGTTCCAAATCGGGATCCTCATGGACTCCAATGACAATTGGAAATCCGCGTTGACTCCCAAGTTGTGCTGAACTTATCAAATGCTGGAGCCAAACACAGCCTTGTTTTTGGAGAGAAAAGcatcccaaaaaaaacccttttaaagAGATAAAATACCATTTCTCTTCCTCTTTATCTGGAGGAGAGAGAGGATAATAACAAGGGTTTGCAATGTGTCCAGAAGACAACTTATACATTTCTCCCATtccctatctctctctctctcatatatatatatatattttctgaaTTTGTTATCTCTGTTTTATGCCACTTGGTGGTGCAGGAGAGTGTCTTTGTGGAGTTTTCCCCTTTAAATCAAATGAATGAAGGTGATGGGGTTGTTTTGCTCATAGGGATTGCATGCATTTTGACAAAACTTAGCTGAAGCGATAGGAAGAAATATTTCTGTGTAGTTGTATTTGGAAGCGTTTTGCAGCATCGTTTTGAAAAACAAGGATATGCCACCCATTTCCAAGACAAAAGCCCAAAGGTCCACTTTCTGACCCAATTTAGTATCTTAGGTAAAGTCATTAAATCGgggtaaaaatattatttttaatttttattttactatCATTCAGTTTTGGTTTCTGCAAGCACCTTGGCAAGGATATCTAATtccattttattaaatattttaatgcagCAAAATAGTTctctagatttaaaaaaaactatttctttGCTGTTCTTctctaaactaaaaaaaaaattaaaaggaaaacatgtttttattttattttttcccccaaatgaaaaTGATAGAGGAAAAAGCAATGGCAAGGGCTCCTCTTAGTGACCGCTTTAAGAATTGCAGCCATTAAGGGGAAAAGgatacactttctcagcctcaaaggaaagcaaccctaaagaaaaagaagaactcttgtctgtttgaggcaagtgtttccttcccccagacaggaagcagccagactctgaagctgcaaggtcattcaatgctaatcaatctggccaattgcaacattcaaacttgcctcaagcagacaagagttctttctcccaccatggtatataaaccccatttgcctaattttcaacagacttcacaacctctgaggatgcccgtcatagatgtaggtgaaacgtcaggagggaatgcttctggaacatagccagacagcacggaaaactcacagcaacccagtgattccagccatcaaagctttcgacaacacagtagtaattttataataataaaatataatagtagtagtcataataataatataatgggagtaataatataaaataataatatagtaataatacaaatGTAGCAATAATCACAACAtaggaataataaaaaataaagtagcagtcataataatatagtaataagtATATAGTAGCAaaaatcaagtacagtagagtctcacttatccaagctaaacaggccggcagaaccttggataagcgaatatcttgaatagtaaggagggattattcaacatcaaattaggttatgattttacaaattaagcatcaaaacatgatgttttacaacaaattgacagaaaaagcagttcaatacacagtaatattatgtagcaattactgtatttacgaatttagcaccaaaacattgcaacactgattacaaaaacattggctactaaaaggcagactgtgttggataatacagaaccttggataagtgaagcttggataagtgagactctactgtaataagaaaaataatatagtaatgaTAAAATATAGTTGTAGTATTGGTAATGACATggtaatataatcatcatcatcatatacaaaatccagcatatctatcttgtttgctgtgtcataataaaataataataaaataccaataatgacaataatatagtagtaatggTAACTACTATATggagcagctcagtagtttaacctgcggtgccactaggggctcctaaTAAGaatgtacagtagggtctcatttatccaagacttgcttatccaaggttctggattatccaatgcatttttgtagtcaatgttttcaatatattgtgatattttgatgctaaatccgtaaatatagtagagtctcacttatccaacatatatttatgtatttatgaatttagcaccaaaaaatcatgatatattgttgtaattacagtagagtctctcatatccaacgttctggattatccaacacatttttgtagtcaattatttaaatatatcatgAATATTaaatgagtcttggataagtgagactctactgtacataataatattacagtagagtctcacttatccaagcctcgcttatccaagcctctggattatccaagccatttttgtagtcaatgttttcaatatattgtgatattttggtgctaaattcataaatacagtaattactacattgcattattgtgtattgaactactttttctatcagatttgtggtataacatgttgttttggtgcttaatttgtaaaatcataacctaatttgacgcttaatccctccttattatccaagatatccgtttatccaaggttctgccagcccatttagcttggataagtgagactctactatagtaataataattaaatacagtagtaatcataattaaataataatactaataccaatAATACAGTCGTCATTAGGCCTGGAAAGGCCTGGTTCCATTTCAATATCTATGTTTTGTACA
This genomic window from Anolis carolinensis isolate JA03-04 unplaced genomic scaffold, rAnoCar3.1.pri scaffold_7, whole genome shotgun sequence contains:
- the ier5l gene encoding LOW QUALITY PROTEIN: immediate early response gene 5-like protein (The sequence of the model RefSeq protein was modified relative to this genomic sequence to represent the inferred CDS: deleted 1 base in 1 codon), with translation MEAAEEGALDAQSLISLSLRKIHSSRAQRGGLKLHKNLLVSYVLRNARQLYFSQRYAEFYRRQQQQQQQQQHPPHLYPDGMGIGGHGGGPHWSLFAFPPGPTSPGPAQAEEAMPFQRCCVLGGPSSCTPGAPVLEASRLQATASDPGQKELLHSQVSPLSSLPSASEEALHFQRCCALNRVGDVLGGHSSCTPCAPVLEASRMQTTASDPGQKELLGGQVSPLSNVASEAEEALHFQRCCALSRVGDVLGGPSSCTPSTPVLEASRLQMTASDPGQKELLGGQVSALSAVASETEEALHFQRCCALGRVGDVLGGPSSCTPSTPVLEASRLQMTASDPGQKELLGGQVSPLCSVASGGFDPRMGAPPGAGLYAGFAAAFGATPGTGNGGNNNGSGLSPLCSTRTTVLDLDTHVVTTVDNGFVHPQDCACGSSSFGACLPLPSPVFPGAKRKYDEEDPRMGSPAPAPAPAPLLPAPHPKRARLDDDAPLSPPNSSPEPPSSHISNLISIFGAGFTGLASRPSSPPCPPTPPLPPPPPPPSPAIDAEQQTLNGQLCSKQALASLGAWTRAIVAF